The DNA segment GTTCGCTGCCGCCTGCGCCCGGATCGGACGGGCCGGGGCAGACGAGGGTGTGCTCGCCCAGCGGCCGGGTCAGGTCCGCGGTCAGCCGCCCGCTCCACAGCGCGTGGTAAAGCACCGGCAGCGCAGTCAGGACTTCGCCCGCCGCCGCGGCCCCGGCCATCAGCGGCCGCGGTTCGGTGAACGCCTCCAGCACCGCCTGCTCAAGTCCGCCGGCGTCGCGGTGGCGGGGATGGCGGTAGCCGGCCAGCCACCGCACATTCGCCGCCACCACCTTGTCCGGCGGCACCAGGCGCCGGTAGGTGAACCCCACCGCCGCACACGCCGCTGCAAGCACCGCGGCCGCCCGCGCCGCACGGCCTGCCGCGGGCGCCGCCGCGGCGGGGCAATCGGCGAGCAGGGCGCTGCCCTGGGTGTAGCGGGCGAACAGCTGCGGCACCCAGGTCAGCGTCCGCCCGCTGCCCGGATCGCGCCAGATCAGCCGCACCGGCCGAGCCGACAGGCCCACCACACGCGGATCGCGGTCCAGGACCATCAGCTGCGTGCACATCGCCTGCGAGCCGTGCATGACGTGCCGGGCGGTGGTGGCCGACCACCACCAGCCCGGCCCCCATCGCCGACCGGGCACCACCGGGAACGCAGCGACCGGCTGGAGCTGTTCGAAACGCACCGCGACGGCGGCCTGCGTCCAGCGGCGCTGCATCAGCGTGCCGTCCGACCCGGCGAACTCCGCCTCCACCGCGCCCGGCTCCGGCACCCGGCAGGCCCTGGGCGCGACGGCGGGTAAGCCGGACTGGGCGCTGTCCTGGCTGCTGTCGAAGATCACGTACTCCACACAACGTCATACCGGCCACGCCGCGCAGGCGAACCAGCCGGTAACCGTCAACTGTGCTGCCGGAGAGGCCGGTTGGACCGCGCGAGGGCCAGGATGCCTCCTGGGGGTGGCTGCTGTCAGTGCATATCTCTGCACTTTCCCGCCCGGGCCGCAGGGTGCGTTCTGGGCGCCCGGATCCCTTCGCCGCTATCCCAGAGACGACAGCACCCATGCAGAGTCGTCCTCGTCCGAACCGAGCCGGATCAGGGCGCCGGACGGCATCGCCGCACCGCGCGCGAGCGTGTCGACGAAGTCATCCGCGAGCGCGTTGACCTGCTCGCGCCCAGCACCCTGGTCGTCGTCGTAGACACCGGAGTCGAGCCACAGGTGGTCGCGGTGTCCCGTGACCTTCAGCATGATCTTGAACGCCTCGTAGCCGTAGGGCGGATCGCTCACGCTGATGCCCACAATGGTGTCGCCACGCACCAGGTCCTCCCCGATGCGTACCCACACATCGCGTTTGGCCACGATCCACCACTTCCCCGCCCGGTCGCATCAGCAGCCCGAGCGTAGCCGTCCCGGCCCCCTGCGGCTGAGCCGGAGAACCGCACTGCCGCGGAAGGCTCGGCCTGCGGCATGCTGCCCCTCTACAGCCCGGGGCCTGGTGGCGAGCCGGGGGTCAGGAATGCCGGAAGCCGCGGTCGGGATCGCGGGCCTGGCCGGGACGGAAGGGCACGAACCAGTCCGCGGCGGCGAGGTTGGCAAGTCCGAGGCTCTGGTTGATCTCGTTGCCGCTGTCCTCGATCCCGTCCAGGGAGGCGTCGAACAGCATCAGCACATCGTGGTCCTCGAACAGCACGGTCGAGCACCAGTCCCAGTCGAAGTCACGGCGGTCCGCACCCAGACCCTCCAC comes from the Streptomyces angustmyceticus genome and includes:
- a CDS encoding TnsA-like heteromeric transposase endonuclease subunit, with product MEYVIFDSSQDSAQSGLPAVAPRACRVPEPGAVEAEFAGSDGTLMQRRWTQAAVAVRFEQLQPVAAFPVVPGRRWGPGWWWSATTARHVMHGSQAMCTQLMVLDRDPRVVGLSARPVRLIWRDPGSGRTLTWVPQLFARYTQGSALLADCPAAAAPAAGRAARAAAVLAAACAAVGFTYRRLVPPDKVVAANVRWLAGYRHPRHRDAGGLEQAVLEAFTEPRPLMAGAAAAGEVLTALPVLYHALWSGRLTADLTRPLGEHTLVCPGPSDPGAGGSEREQQAR